A portion of the Henckelia pumila isolate YLH828 unplaced genomic scaffold, ASM3356847v2 CTG_112:::fragment_1, whole genome shotgun sequence genome contains these proteins:
- the LOC140870641 gene encoding uncharacterized protein, whose product MTATPMETLLKCFKSFKPPTLKGTENCVEFESWLEDIEELFESLDYADVLRVKLVIHQLHEVAKGWWIATRRALEHRVSYRKEKGAEFSSLQQGQFNIEQYGAKFTSLLKFDPHIVDIDEAQADQFINGLNPDIFTLVNAGRPNNFADALNRAKGAESGLLRQRGEPFVPSPVRQPQEQPQIPPPP is encoded by the exons ATGactgctactccgatggaaactCTGTTGAAATGTTTTAAGTCGTTTAAACCGCCAACACTGAAAGGAACTGAAAATTGTGTGGAATTTGAGAGTTGGCTCGAGGATATTGAAGAGTTATTTGAATCCCTTGACTATGCCGACGTTCTTCGAGTCAAACTTGTGATACACCAACTACATGAAGTTGCAAAAGGTTGGTGGATAGCAACACGAAGAGCACTGGAGCATCGAG TGTCTTATAGAAAGGAAAAAGGAGCAGAATTTTCTAGCTTGCAGCAAGGTCAATTTAACATTGAACAGTATGGTGCCAAATTTACGAGTCTGCTGAAATTTGATCCCCATATAGTAGACattgatgaagctcaagctgaccagttcattaatgggtTGAATCCAGATATTTTTACTCTAGTGAATGCGGGACGACCAAACAACTTTGCCGATGCTCTTAATCGTGCAAAGGGGGCTGAATCTGGATTATTGAGACAACGAGGAGAACCGTTTGTGCCATCACCAGTGAGACAACCCcaagaacagccacagattccaccaccaccttgA